One Neomonachus schauinslandi chromosome 9, ASM220157v2, whole genome shotgun sequence DNA segment encodes these proteins:
- the NMB gene encoding neuromedin-B isoform X2: protein MTLRAGGARLLGGLLLFALLAAGAAPLSWDPPEPRSRTSKIGVHPRGNLWATGHFMGKKSLETPSPFLLGTAPHISLRDQRLQLSHDLPRILLLKKVLGMSLSGPAPHPQEAAGADAAEGMPLMRKRRHRDLDCAHPGKVLSRTPAVAPSGCK from the exons ATGACCCTGCGGGCGGGGGGCGCTCGGCTGCTCGGCGGACTCCTGCTCTTCGCTCTGCTCGCTGCCGGCGCTGCGCCACTCAGCTGGGATCCCCCAGAGCCCCGCAGCCGGACCAGCAAGATCGGAGTGCACCCGCGGGGCAACCTCTGGGCCACCG GTCACTTCATGGGTAAGAAGAGTCTGGAAACCCCCAGCCCATTCCTCTTGGGGACAGCTCCCCACATCTCTCTGAGGGACCAGAGACTGCAGCTGAGTCATGATCTGCCCAGGATCCTCCTGCTCAAGAAAGTTCTCGGCATGAGCCTTAGCGGCCCAGCACCTCACCCCCAG GAGGCCGCTGGTGCAGATGCTGCAGAAGGGATGCCCCTAATGAGGAAGAGACGCCACCGTGACTTAGACTGTGCCCACCCAGGGAAGGTGCTGAGCAGGACCCCGGCGGTGGCCCCATCTGGATGTAAATAA
- the WDR73 gene encoding WD repeat-containing protein 73, whose translation MDPAEDWLVESLRLYQDFHAFDLSGATRVLEWIGDKGVFVAGYESLKKNEILHLILPLRLSVKENQGLCPERDFKVCHGGFSDTSVFDLKHVPDTRLLVTTGLPGSYLHVWQVTEDSDVIQAVSTIAVQEKEGSRWPRVAIFSSMAPGVLHGVRLSSLKVMDLESQKTTYTSGVSDSEELSSLQVLDADTFAFCCSSGRLGLVDIRQKWAPSENVSPSPGAAGGRWCAEVGGRGPGPSIASLGSDGQLCLLDPRNLCHPVSSVQCSVSAPSPDPELLRVTWAPGLDSCLAISGFDGTVQVYDATSWDGVGNQVEPVFTHRGHIFLEGSQIDTAPLVTTHTWHPHKPRTLLSAASDASLHVWDWVGLRAAC comes from the exons ATGGACCCCGCGGAGGACTGGCTGGTGGAATCCTTGCGCTT GTACCAAGATTTCCATGCATTCGATCTTTCGGGAGCCACTCGAGTCCTTGAATGGATTGGTGACAAAG gagtCTTTGTTGCTGGCTATGAAAgcctgaaaaaaaatgagattcttCATCTGATACTACCTCTCAGACTTTCTGTAAAAGAAAACCAG GGCTTATGCCCAGAAAGAGATTTCAAGGTGTGCCACGGAGGATTTTCAGACACGTCTGTCTTTGATCTGAAGCACGTGCCAGACACCAG GTTGCTGGTAACCACTGGTCTTCCGGGTTCTTACCTGCATGTGTGGCAGGTCACAGAGGACAGTG ATGTCATTCAAGCCGTCAGCACCATTGCTGTGCAGGAGAAGGAGGGCAGTCGTTGGCCCAGGGTGGCTATCTTCTCTTCGATGGCACCCGGAGTCCTCCACGGGGTGAGGCTCAGCAGTCTGAAGGTTATGGATCTGGAATCCCAGAAGACCACATACACCTCAG GAGTCAGTGACAGTGAGGAGCTAAGTAGCCTGCAGGTCCTGGATGCAGACACCTTTGCCTTCTGCTGCTCCTCAGGCCGGCTGGGGCTTGTCGACATCCGCCAGAAGTGGGCGCCATCAGAGAATGtcagccccagccctggggctgctggagggaggtggtgtGCTGAAGTTGGGGGCCGGGGTCCTGGGCCCAGCATTGCCAGCCTTGGCTCAGACGGGCAGCTCTGTCTTCTTGATCCCCGGAATCTCTGCCATCCTGTGAGTTCCGTCCAGTGCTCAGTGTCTGCACCCAGCCCCGACCCAGAGCTGCTGCGAGTGACCTGGGCGCCAGGCCTGGACAGCTGCTTGGCCATTTCAG GTTTTGATGGGACAGTCCAGGTCTATGATGCTACATCTTGGGATGGAGTGGGGAACCAAGTAGAACCTGTCTTCACTCACAGAGGTCACATCTTCCTGGAGGGCAGCCAGATAGACACTGCTCCACTGGTCACTACCCACACCTGGCACCCCCACAAACCACGGACTCTCCTATCGGCAGCAAGCGACGCCTCTCTGCACGTGTGGGACTGGGTGGGCCTCCGCGCGGCCTGCTGA
- the NMB gene encoding neuromedin-B isoform X1, with amino-acid sequence MTLRAGGARLLGGLLLFALLAAGAAPLSWDPPEPRSRTSKIGVHPRGNLWATGHFMGKKSLETPSPFLLGTAPHISLRDQRLQLSHDLPRILLLKKVLGMSLSGPAPHPQVSQAPTSGQGEAQPGLLLVPALGIGCDSPLPARCDGPQKARDSRLSL; translated from the exons ATGACCCTGCGGGCGGGGGGCGCTCGGCTGCTCGGCGGACTCCTGCTCTTCGCTCTGCTCGCTGCCGGCGCTGCGCCACTCAGCTGGGATCCCCCAGAGCCCCGCAGCCGGACCAGCAAGATCGGAGTGCACCCGCGGGGCAACCTCTGGGCCACCG GTCACTTCATGGGTAAGAAGAGTCTGGAAACCCCCAGCCCATTCCTCTTGGGGACAGCTCCCCACATCTCTCTGAGGGACCAGAGACTGCAGCTGAGTCATGATCTGCCCAGGATCCTCCTGCTCAAGAAAGTTCTCGGCATGAGCCTTAGCGGCCCAGCACCTCACCCCCAGGTGAGCCAAGCTCCTACCTCAGGCCAAGGAGAGGCCCAGCCAGGGCTGCTGCTGGTTCCAGCATTGGGCATCGGGTGTGACAGCCCCTTGCCCGCGAGGTGTGATGGGCCCCAGAAAGCCAGGGATTCCAGGCTCTCCTTGTGA
- the NMB gene encoding neuromedin-B isoform X3 — protein MTLRAGGARLLGGLLLFALLAAGAAPLSWDPPEPRSRTSKIGVHPRGNLWATGHFMGKKSLETPSPFLLGTAPHISLRDQRLQLSHDLPRILLLKKVLGMSLSGPAPHPQYRRPLVQMLQKGCP, from the exons ATGACCCTGCGGGCGGGGGGCGCTCGGCTGCTCGGCGGACTCCTGCTCTTCGCTCTGCTCGCTGCCGGCGCTGCGCCACTCAGCTGGGATCCCCCAGAGCCCCGCAGCCGGACCAGCAAGATCGGAGTGCACCCGCGGGGCAACCTCTGGGCCACCG GTCACTTCATGGGTAAGAAGAGTCTGGAAACCCCCAGCCCATTCCTCTTGGGGACAGCTCCCCACATCTCTCTGAGGGACCAGAGACTGCAGCTGAGTCATGATCTGCCCAGGATCCTCCTGCTCAAGAAAGTTCTCGGCATGAGCCTTAGCGGCCCAGCACCTCACCCCCAG TACAGGAGGCCGCTGGTGCAGATGCTGCAGAAGGGATGCCCCTAA